A part of Odontesthes bonariensis isolate fOdoBon6 chromosome 23, fOdoBon6.hap1, whole genome shotgun sequence genomic DNA contains:
- the tbc1d24 gene encoding TBC1 domain family member 24, whose protein sequence is MAEEDYGTFLDWTQMGDLAKSSGPTNMDCKDLKEFKLMARQGYWAKNHKLRAQVYHQLIKAIPCRTVTPDAEVYRDIIGDAAMKKPSSHIPLPEFVDESPVPRYCLKTEGVASAHRIINCVAGQFPDISHCPALPAITSLLLHFSADEAQCFEHVSRILACNEPGKRLLDQTFLAFESSCMTFGDLANKYCTAAHKLIVATAQDVLEVYADWQRWVLGDLPFSHMVRVLDVYLVEGYKVLYRVAIALLKFYRKHKTGGQGGQGNQQPQDSAKIRADIQAFVKGIATTVTPDKLLEKSFSIRLLSRKEITLLQLTNEKSLQQKGITVKQKRRNVQLALNPETFSSEIVSAKEMHDIWSWIPERFALCQPQLLFTTSNHGCSLNRFYSHCEGYEPTLLLIRTTDGDVCGAFLSSDWEERKRGGNKLSFFGTGECFVFRLKPEMERYEWVVIRHPELASSIKSEGQEDMASAEGQTTDNSLQQPEKPTGHLSPFLSARHFNLNSKNTSMFMAGNFDSIIVGGGDGNALYIDSELNHGRTGRCTTFDNPPLCAESFQVSLLEVWGFQDTMAS, encoded by the exons ATGGCTGAAGAAGACTACGGCACCTTTTTGGACTGGACCCAGATGGGAGACCTGGCCAAGAGTAGCGGGCCCACCAATATGGACTGCAAAGACTTGAAGGAGTTCAAACTGATGGCTCGTCAAGGTTACTGGGCCAAGAATCACAAATTACGTGCACAAGTCTACCATCAGCTCATTAAAGCCATTCCCTGTCGCACAGTTACCCCAGATGCAGAAGTGTATCGTGACATTATTGGAGACGCAGCCATGAAGAAGCCCTCCTCTCACATCCCGCTGCCAGAGTTTGTGGATGAAAGTCCTGTTCCACGGTACTGCCTGAAGACTGAGGGAGTGGCCTCAGCCCACCGGATAATCAACTGTGTGGCTGGACAGTTTCCAGACATCTCCCACTGTCCAGCTCTGCCAGCTATCACTTCATTGCTCCTTCACTTCAGCGCAGATGAAGCTCAATGCTTTGAGCATGTCAGCCGCATATTGGCTTGCAATGAACCAGGCAAACGACTGCTGGACCAGACTTTCTTGGCCTTTGAGTCGAGTTGCATGACTTTCGGTGACCTGGCCAACAAGTACTGCACAGCTGCTCACAAACTGATTGTGGCCACAGCCCAGGATGTGCTTGAGGTCTACGCTGACTGGCAGCGTTGGGTGCTTGGTGACCTGCCCTTTAGCCATATGGTTAGGGTCCTAGATGTATACCTAGTAGAGGGCTATAAGGTTCTTTACCGTGTGGCTATAGCCTTGCTTAAGTTCTACCGCAAGCATAAAACAGGAGGTCAGGGGGGCCAAGGGAACCAGCAGCCGCAGGATTCTGCAAAAATTAGAGCAGATATTCAGGCGTTTGTCAAGGGCATCGCCACCACCGTCACACCTGACAAGCTGCTGGAGAAGTCCTTCTCCATCCGCCTGTTAAGCCGCAAGGAGATCACTCTGCTGCAGCTCACAAATGAGAAGtcgctgcagcagaaaggaatcACCGTCAAACAGAAGCG GCGGAACGTGCAGCTGGCACTTAACCCCGAAACATTCTCCTCGGAGATCGTGAGTGCTAAGGAGATGCATGACATCTGGTCCTGGATCCCTGAGCGCTTTGCTCTGTGCCAACCACAACTCCTCTTCACCACCTCCAACCACGGTTGCAGCCTTAACAG ATTCTACTCGCATTGTGAGGGCTACGAACCCACTCTGCTTCTAATCCGGACCACAGATGGTGAT GTGTGTGGAGCCTTTCTGTCCTCAGACTGGGAGGAACGAAAGAGAGGAGGCAACAAATTGAGCTTCTTTGGCACAggggaatgttttgtcttcagg CTGAAGCCAGAGATGGAGCGCTACGAGTGGGTTGTGATCCGCCACCCCGAGTTAGCTTCCTCCATCAAGAGTGAGGGTCAGGAGGACATGGCGTCCGCTGAGGGCCAAACCACAGACAACAGCTTACAGCAGCCAGAGAAACCCACTGGGCATCTCTCTCCGTTTCTCTCTGCCCGCCACTTCAACCTCAACTCCAAGAATACTTCCATGTTCATGGCTGGAAACTTTGACTCCATCATAGTGG GGGGAGGTGACGGCAACGCTCTGTACATCGACTCTGAGCTGAACCACGGGCGCACTGGCAGGTGCACCACCTTCGACAACCCGCCCCTGTGTGCAGAGAGCTTCCAGGTCTCGCTGTTAGAAGTGTGGGGCTTCCAGGATACCATGGCCTCATAA
- the atp6v0cb gene encoding ATPase H+ transporting V0 subunit cb — MSSESPEYSPFFAVMGASAAMVFSALGAAYGTAKSGTGIAAMSVMRPELIMKSIIPVVMAGIIAIYGLVVAVLIANNISEKITLFKSFLHLGAGLSVGLSGLAAGFAIGIVGDAGVRGTAQQPRLFVGMILILIFAEVLGLYGLIVALILSTK; from the exons ATGTCGAGCGAAAGCCCCGAATACTCACCGTTCTTCGCAGTGATGGGTGCCTCTGCGGCTATGGTGTTTAGCG CTTTGGGAGCAGCCTATGGCACAGCAAAGAGTGGCACAGGTATTGCAGCCATGTCTGTGATGAGGCCGGAGCTCATCATGAAGTCCATCATCCCTGTGGTCATGGCGGGTATCATAGCCATCTACGGCCTGGTAGTAGCGGTGCTGATTGCCAACAACATCTCAGAGAAGATCACGCTTTTCAA GAGTTTCCTGCACCTCGGAGCAGGGCTGAGCGTGGGCCTCAGCGGGCTGGCAGCGGGCTTCGCTATCGGCATTGTCGGCGACGCAGGCGTGAGGGGAACAGCTCAGCAGCCGAGGCTTTTCGTGGGCATGATCCTCATCTTGATTTTTGCTGAGGTCCTGGGTCTCTATGGGCTGATCGTCGCCCTCATTCTTTCCACAAAATAA
- the nubp2 gene encoding cytosolic Fe-S cluster assembly factor nubp2: MEENNDGSLAQVKHVVLVLSGKGGVGKSTITTELALALRHAGKKVGILDVDLCGPSIPRMLSISRPDVHQCDSGWVPVYTDAQKTLALMSIGFLLEDPDEAVVWRGPKKAALIGQFVSDVAWGELDVLLVDTPPGTSDEHLAVLENLKKHRVDGAVLVTTPQAVSTGDVRREITFCKKTGVRILGIVENMSGFVCPHCSECSNIFSKGGGEELAKLTGSQFLGSVPLDPLLSASIEEGKDFTQSFPDSATFSAISSICQTLLKSLETD, from the exons ATGGAAGAGAATAATG ATGGGAGCTTGGCTCAAGTCAAGCATGTTGTGTTGGTGCTGTCAGGGAAGGGAGGCGTGGGAAAGAGCACCATCACCACAGAGTTAGCCCTCGCCCTCAGGCATGCCGGCAAGAAG GTTGGCATCCTGGATGTTGACCTCTGTGGGCCCAGTATCCCCCGAATGCTCAGTATAAGCCGGCCTGATGTGCACCAGTGTGACTCAGGATGGGTGCCCGTCTATACTGATGCCCAAAAGACTCTGGCCCTTATGTCCATTGGTTTCCTACTGGAGGACCCAGATGAAGCAGTGGTGTGGAGGGGACCAAAGAAAGCAG CTTTGATTGGCCAGTTTGTGTCAGATGTAGCCTGGGGGGAGCTGGATGTGCTGCTGGTGGACACGCCACCTGGGACGTCTGATGAGCATTTGGCTGTACTAGAAAACCTCAAAAAGCACAGAGTGGATGGAGCCGTTTTGGTCACCACACCTCAG GCAGTATCAACTGGGGATGTGAGAAGAGAAATCACTTTCTGTAAGAAGACAGGTGTCCGGATACTGGGCATTGTGGAGAACATGAGTGGCTTCGTTTGTCCACATTGTTCT GAGTGCAGCAATATATTCTCAAAGGGTGGTGGAGAAGAGCTGGCCAAACTGACCGGATCACAGTTCCTAG gtTCTGTGCCCTTGGATCCTCTCCTCAGCGCCAGCATAGAGGAGGGCAAAGACTTCACACAGTCATTTCCTGACAGCGCCACGTTCAGCGCCATCAGCAGCATTTGTCAGACTCTGCTCAAAAGCCTTGAAACAGATTGA